The following DNA comes from Anopheles arabiensis isolate DONGOLA chromosome 3, AaraD3, whole genome shotgun sequence.
AGCCGTTTTTTGCGTTACAAAAAGTATGCAGTTACTGGAGGGCGTTCAATGTGGAAAGCGTCCAATGATGCTAACGTTCGTTTTATCGACGTCACATTTCAGGACACTTTTAACCGATTCTACCATACCCTTTCTGTTTGCAGATTTTCACGATACTTGCGCGTATCGTTCGTGCCGAGCAGGAAGTTATCGTGGCGATTGATGAACCCGGCAAAACCCAATACCATGAGGCAAACTTTAACACCAGTTAGTATAGACTTTGCTTTGAAATCATCGAAAGGTACGGCTATCACATTTCATCCCCAATTTCCAGGTTCATACCAGTACGGGTACGAGGTGGGACCGAACGGACAGTTCCATCACGAAACACGTGGCCCCGATGGTGTCACTTACGGTTGCTACGGATATATCGACCCGAATGGACAGCTGCGCGTGACGCACTACGTGGCCGATACGCACGGGTACCGGGTGGTAGAGCCGAACCGGCCGGTCGAAATTTTTGTCGATGCTCCTACACAGTACAGCAAGTAAGTGTGAACCTCGTGACGGCGTTGGCGTGTGTGCGAACACGGACGAAATGGTTCAAATGTTTCCCGTTTGATTCCCCACTCGACACGGCAGCTCCATTGCGGAAGAGGAACCACAGGAGCGACGACGGGGTGAGCTACGGCCGTGGACGGAGCTGTACCTGCCGAAGGGATGTGGCATGTTTCCGGGTGGGATGCGGCCGGACGGTGGCTCAGGTGGTGCTAGTCCACCGACGGGTAAGTACGTGGGACCAgtgggtttttgtgtttgtgtgtgcgtgtgtgtgttggacgATTTGATGCAATGAACCAACGGCAGGCTTAGCAGCACCAATGGGCGTAGGCACATTTAGTTATGGCAcatttgttgttcttttgttgttattttgcacACATCTCTGTAGCACCTTCATACCCAAGCACCGGTGGAAGCGGCAGTACACAAGGTAGAATACATTGAAAAATAACTTTTACGTGTCACATTACGTTTCTAGGGTTTTCATataatttgaacattttgtaGGAAATAAACCATCGAACCAGGGACAGGGGCAGGGCCAGGGACAAGGTCAGGGGCAAGGGCAAGGGCAAGGACAAGGGCAGGGGCAAGGGCAGGGGCAAGGGCAGGGTCAGGGCCAGGGACAGGGACACGGACAGGGACAGGGACATGGACAGGGGCAAGGACAGGGACAGGGACAGGGACAGGGACAATGGCAAGGACAAGGCCAAAATCAAGGACAAGGACAAGGTCAGAATCAAGGACAATCACAAGGACAGGGCCAAGGGCAAGGTCAAAATCAAGGACAGGGACAGTGGCAAGGACAAGGTCAAGGTCAAGGACAAGGTCAAGGACAAGGACAGGGACAGGGACAAGGACATGGCCAGGGACAGGGGCAGGGCCAATGGCAAGGGCAAGGACAAGGTCAAGAACAAGGGCAAGGTCAAGGTCAAGGTCAAGGTCAAGGTCAAGGTCAAGGACAAGGACAAGGACAAGGACAAGGACAAGGTCAAGGACAAGGACAAGGTCAAGGACAAGGTCAAGGACAAGGTCAGGGACAAGGTCAAGGACAAGGTCAAGGACAAGGTCAAGGACAAGGTCAAGGACAAGGTCAAGGACAAGGTCAAGGACAAGGACATGGCCAAGGACAGGGACAAGGACATGGTCAGGGACAGGGGCAGGGCCAATGGCAAGGGCAAGGGCAAGGTCAGGGCCAAGGGCAGGGACAGGGTCAAGGGCAGGGACAGGGTCAAGGGCAGGGTCAGGGTCAAGGACAATGGCAAGGACAAGGACAAGGTCAAGGACAAGGACAAGGACAGGGACAGGTACAAGGGCAGGGACAGGGACAAGGGCAAGGACAAGGACAAGGTCAAGGACAAGGGCAAGGACAATGGCAAGGTCAAGGACAAGGGCAACGTCCGGGTCAAGGCCAAGCTCAAGGGCAAGGACAGGGTCAACATCCAGGACAAGGGCAGGGTCAGGTACAAGGACAAGGACAAGGCCAGGGACAAGGTCAACGCCCTGGGCAAGGTCAAGCTCAAGGGCAAGGCCAGTGGCAAGGACAAGGGCAACGTCCAGGCCAAAGTCAAGGTCAGGGTCAAGTTCAAGGGCAAGGTCAGGGGCAGCGTCCTGGACAAAATCAAGGACAAGTACAAGGTCAAGGACAAGGACAAGGCCAACGTCCAGGCCAaggacaacaacagcaacaaggTCAAGGCCAACGTCCAGGCCAAGGCCAaggacaacaacagcaacaaggTCAAGGCCAaggacagcaacagcagcaaggtcaaggacaacaacagcaacagcaagggCAGGGACAGGGACAgggtcaacaacaacagcaaggcCAAGGGCATGGACAACAAGGACAGCATCAAGGGTCACATCAGGGTCCGATCAGTTCCGGCCAACATCAGGGACAACATCAGGGTAGCCATCAAGGTATTCACGGTGGAGAGCATCAAGGACAACATCAAGGGTCACATCAGGGGCCAATAAGCTCGGGACAGCATCAGGGACAACACCAGGGAAGTCATCAAGGCTCGAGCGGTGAACACCAAGGACAGCATCAAGGTTCCCATCAAGGTCCTATTAGTTCCGGACAGCATCAAGGACAGCACCAGGGCAATCATCAAGGAATTAATAGTGGAGAGCATCAAGGACAACACCAGGGCTCCCATCAGGGGCCGATCAGCTCGGGCCAGCAACAGGGACAACATCAGGGAAGCCATCAAGGTATTCACGGTGGAGAGCATCAAGGACAACACCAAGGCTCCCATCAGGGTCCGATCAGCTCGGGCCAGCACCAGGGACAGCATCAGGGCAGTCATCAGGGTGCTAGCGGTGAACATCAGGGACAACACCAGGGCTCACACGAAGGTCCCATCAGCTCGGGTCAGCACCAGGGACAGCATCAGGGCAGTCATCAAGGAATACACAGCGGACAGCATCAGGTATGTGAGATTCCTGAGGAAGATTGCAGGATTTTACGCTGCTAACGAGTGGTACCTTCTAGGGGGAGCATCAACATCAGCACCAGGGACCAGTTGGAGAAGGGCAACATCAGACTAGCCATCAAGGAAGCCACCAGGGCCTGTCGCAGGGAGAGTTCCAGGGTCAACATCAGGG
Coding sequences within:
- the LOC120901148 gene encoding glutenin, high molecular weight subunit DX5-like, which codes for MTVNMSPLGGGRWRCLASLLIFTILARIVRAEQEVIVAIDEPGKTQYHEANFNTSSYQYGYEVGPNGQFHHETRGPDGVTYGCYGYIDPNGQLRVTHYVADTHGYRVVEPNRPVEIFVDAPTQYSNSIAEEEPQERRRGELRPWTELYLPKGCGMFPGGMRPDGGSGGASPPTAPSYPSTGGSGSTQGNKPSNQGQGQGQGQGQGQGQGQGQGQGQGQGQGQGQGQGQGHGQGQGHGQGQGQGQGQGQGQWQGQGQNQGQGQGQNQGQSQGQGQGQGQNQGQGQWQGQGQGQGQGQGQGQGQGQGHGQGQGQGQWQGQGQGQEQGQGQGQGQGQGQGQGQGQGQGQGQGQGQGQGQGQGQGQGQGQGQGQGQGQGQGQGQGQGQGQGQGQGHGQGQGQGHGQGQGQGQWQGQGQGQGQGQGQGQGQGQGQGQGQGQGQWQGQGQGQGQGQGQGQVQGQGQGQGQGQGQGQGQGQGQWQGQGQGQRPGQGQAQGQGQGQHPGQGQGQVQGQGQGQGQGQRPGQGQAQGQGQWQGQGQRPGQSQGQGQVQGQGQGQRPGQNQGQVQGQGQGQGQRPGQGQQQQQGQGQRPGQGQGQQQQQGQGQGQQQQQGQGQQQQQQGQGQGQGQQQQQGQGHGQQGQHQGSHQGPISSGQHQGQHQGSHQGIHGGEHQGQHQGSHQGPISSGQHQGQHQGSHQGSSGEHQGQHQGSHQGPISSGQHQGQHQGNHQGINSGEHQGQHQGSHQGPISSGQQQGQHQGSHQGIHGGEHQGQHQGSHQGPISSGQHQGQHQGSHQGASGEHQGQHQGSHEGPISSGQHQGQHQGSHQGIHSGQHQGEHQHQHQGPVGEGQHQTSHQGSHQGLSQGEFQGQHQGQHQKPISGNKEEHNLQVQVSWGQGQQGQGQQGQSQGQSQGQSQGQSQGQSQSQGQSQGQSQGQQGQSQGQSQGQTHRPPQGGPTTEQPPVESSPSTPIPGSPGTAIGVYPPTKPIDTSSPPGSSSSSSSSPPPSMPPSGPPSSSGGDNYAPPPNYQIAVSQYPYFFVPYPYAPPNVPQAPCNCPADQQNQQGGQQPNQPAGYLGFIPVLYIPNCHAQKSGLPANFNWPAPPPPEGFGQSLDELPAQRLFQKPDGSWVLQRARNRSRRLRARRPAARRIITDQEYPTKK